A single Arcanobacterium canis DNA region contains:
- the cas6e gene encoding type I-E CRISPR-associated protein Cas6/Cse3/CasE, protein MTTFTRVQLNPARRQGRKYLTNPQALHAAVQSSFPSDVVVNNERILWRLDQRGHQHTLYIVGPEMPTAAHIVEEAGWEVRPQETADYDRLLARIQEGQEWNFELVANPTKAINRGQDRRGRVVAHLSIPEQMKWLLGKAELLGVDFGPAEQPTFQVAERKTLNFTKMRADGTARDRVHLVTARFAGSLKVVDPDKLRHGLVNGVGRAKGYGCGLLTLARGHV, encoded by the coding sequence ATGACGACCTTTACTCGAGTCCAACTCAATCCGGCGCGCCGGCAAGGACGGAAATATCTGACTAATCCGCAGGCTCTACATGCTGCGGTACAGTCAAGCTTTCCGAGCGACGTTGTTGTCAACAATGAGCGCATTCTGTGGCGTCTTGATCAGCGTGGGCATCAACACACGTTGTATATTGTTGGTCCAGAAATGCCCACGGCAGCGCATATAGTCGAAGAAGCCGGTTGGGAAGTCCGACCGCAGGAGACTGCTGACTACGATCGGTTGCTTGCGCGTATTCAAGAGGGACAAGAATGGAACTTCGAGCTTGTAGCTAATCCAACGAAGGCGATCAATCGAGGCCAAGATAGGCGTGGCAGAGTTGTCGCGCATCTCAGCATCCCGGAGCAGATGAAATGGCTGCTTGGAAAGGCTGAATTGCTTGGTGTCGATTTTGGCCCTGCGGAACAGCCCACTTTCCAAGTTGCGGAACGCAAGACTCTCAACTTCACCAAGATGAGGGCAGACGGGACTGCGCGGGATCGTGTACACCTGGTGACTGCGCGGTTTGCCGGAAGTTTAAAGGTTGTTGACCCGGATAAGCTACGGCATGGCCTAGTTAATGGGGTGGGACGAGCCAAGGGGTATGGATGCGGCTTGCTCACACTAGCGCGAGGCCATGTGTAG
- the cas5e gene encoding type I-E CRISPR-associated protein Cas5/CasD: MQYSLLLLLKGPLQSWGDESRYRTRATGSTPSKSGVIGLLASALGRERTAPIDDLVRLDFAVRVDQPGTLLRDYQTAQPWQKNPKDPATLVTRYFLADAAFVAAIGSEDRGELEGVQHALREPAYPLFLGRRSCPAPARLDLGIIDKPVVDALLDHDVWYATAAHKKESTRQVELPIYRDGKPGEIGVARQDVPVSFAQRRREYDWRTVVFAGSKVIQNGESANSDPFFDEVIS, encoded by the coding sequence ATGCAATATTCTCTACTTTTATTACTCAAAGGCCCTTTGCAATCGTGGGGAGACGAGTCCAGATACAGGACTCGAGCAACAGGTTCCACGCCGAGCAAATCTGGCGTGATTGGTCTATTAGCTTCCGCGCTTGGTCGGGAACGAACCGCTCCGATCGATGACCTCGTTCGGCTCGATTTCGCGGTGCGAGTAGATCAACCGGGAACCCTATTGCGGGACTACCAAACGGCTCAGCCATGGCAGAAAAATCCGAAAGATCCAGCCACATTGGTGACTCGGTATTTCTTGGCAGATGCGGCATTTGTGGCTGCTATTGGAAGCGAAGATCGGGGTGAGCTGGAAGGGGTTCAACACGCCCTGCGCGAACCGGCATATCCGTTATTCCTTGGTCGTCGATCATGTCCAGCACCAGCTCGACTTGACCTCGGAATTATCGATAAGCCGGTAGTGGATGCCCTGCTTGATCACGACGTCTGGTATGCAACAGCTGCCCACAAGAAAGAATCTACCCGCCAGGTAGAACTGCCAATTTACCGTGACGGCAAACCGGGTGAAATCGGTGTTGCGAGACAGGACGTTCCCGTTTCTTTTGCGCAGCGGCGTCGGGAGTATGACTGGCGAACTGTGGTCTTTGCGGGGTCGAAAGTTATACAGAACGGTGAAAGTGCTAACAGCGATCCGTTCTTCGATGAGGTGATTTCCTAA
- the cas1e gene encoding type I-E CRISPR-associated endonuclease Cas1e: MENRLSFLYVERAVINREGNALTIQDSRGIAYVPAAQIAVLLIGPGTKVTYAAMALLGDAGASTVWVGEKGVRYYAHGRPAAKTAKFAEAHAKVWSNQRSRLRCARRMYAKRFPNEDVEHLTMAQLRGREGARMKTIYAVEAQRTGVQWTRRSYDPNDFESGDPINRALTEGAAALYGIAHAVIVGLGFIPALGIIHSGTDRAFVYDIADLYKAEISIPAAFEAVAESVEGDELSVRKRIRDKVVSARLMQRMVRDIQEVMETAEEDAYVDADLFLWSDLQVAPAGINWGLRG, translated from the coding sequence ATGGAGAACAGACTCTCTTTTCTTTATGTCGAACGAGCGGTGATCAACAGGGAGGGGAATGCGCTGACAATTCAGGACTCGCGTGGAATAGCCTACGTTCCGGCAGCCCAGATCGCCGTCCTGCTTATAGGGCCCGGAACAAAGGTGACGTATGCGGCGATGGCCCTTCTGGGTGACGCCGGCGCATCGACGGTGTGGGTTGGAGAGAAAGGAGTTCGTTACTATGCCCATGGTCGGCCCGCTGCAAAAACAGCAAAATTTGCTGAGGCACACGCGAAAGTGTGGTCGAATCAGCGTTCGCGACTAAGGTGTGCGCGGCGAATGTATGCCAAGCGATTTCCCAATGAAGATGTTGAGCATCTAACCATGGCGCAACTTCGGGGCAGAGAAGGCGCACGCATGAAGACAATCTACGCTGTTGAGGCTCAACGTACAGGGGTTCAATGGACGCGTAGGTCTTATGATCCGAACGATTTCGAATCGGGCGATCCGATCAATCGAGCCTTAACTGAAGGGGCTGCGGCATTGTATGGAATTGCCCATGCAGTAATCGTCGGGCTTGGTTTCATTCCCGCGCTCGGGATTATTCACTCGGGTACCGATCGTGCATTCGTCTACGATATCGCCGATCTCTACAAGGCAGAGATCTCTATTCCTGCTGCCTTTGAAGCAGTTGCAGAGAGCGTGGAAGGTGACGAACTAAGTGTTCGCAAACGTATCCGAGACAAGGTGGTTTCTGCACGGCTAATGCAACGGATGGTCCGCGATATCCAAGAGGTTATGGAGACCGCGGAAGAAGACGCCTACGTTGATGCTGATCTTTTCCTCTGGAGTGATCTGCAAGTAGCTCCTGCCGGTATCAATTGGGGATTGCGAGGTTGA
- the cas2e gene encoding type I-E CRISPR-associated endoribonuclease Cas2e, with product MLVLVVTAVPAGLRGDLTKWLMEIAPGVFVGAPSARIREQIWDRTVVLCRDGRAIMVCSADNEQGMTFRTHRHDWEPADFDGLTLMIRPDRGQKTQSSLRRTGWSSVRHQRKRYR from the coding sequence ATGTTGGTTCTCGTCGTGACTGCGGTACCTGCAGGCTTGCGGGGCGATCTCACTAAATGGTTAATGGAAATTGCACCAGGAGTTTTTGTGGGGGCTCCAAGCGCGCGGATAAGGGAGCAAATTTGGGACCGCACCGTCGTACTATGCAGAGACGGGAGAGCAATCATGGTCTGCTCTGCGGACAACGAGCAGGGAATGACGTTCCGAACCCATCGACACGATTGGGAACCTGCAGACTTCGATGGTTTGACCTTAATGATTCGGCCAGATCGAGGGCAGAAAACTCAGAGTAGCTTGCGAAGAACGGGGTGGTCGAGCGTGAGGCATCAGCGCAAAAGATATCGATAA